The Nerophis ophidion isolate RoL-2023_Sa linkage group LG07, RoL_Noph_v1.0, whole genome shotgun sequence genome contains a region encoding:
- the poc5 gene encoding centrosomal protein POC5, with protein MSSDEEPSVPILPKDSTYRSNSVSSQFQDEYEELLQNTLVSPRFEPVSNTRVHGRSASHLSIEGRNSQRNSQQVGERLRHDSRGIESPDRIQDASERSQSNIKGILEFTEIELFISEENIGKIEIILDTWSTKLKSNILRELRKWRVAFIDQHKRELQKEREIHNAQKEALKLELDSLKDLLNTYEISNKRKDEVIKSLTLVLDRQNDKLDKMKVFTHWKIQFIEAKEAAHAVRLAQQHHCMYLKRKMWLAWRAVAKKEWMIRVEQACRERAEDVCTRLAEEYEAKLNMLTLEHNEEREKMLAEIQRLQVDRERREVSMRKALMRGVCALNMETLQLFNAGDAESEENNEHDPDSSPDDDPDHDPSPDPDPGPLAQAPQRPGQGPAHFDRSKSPAQHDKDQMGPSAPTPGPELPTSTLHTPAQHYAAPHAPAAQSQFPQGGSTAFHKASVLTAVQQKTPNVATARVTAKHASSKSIRNNVEAMAVAPPMSSVAVDHHQSVSQQTMGQATAAKYPRSSQHASRATGGRTHARTHIGTYPGSASPVDHFDHPDSPTHPEEEDIMGMWRTREFLPSASHSLFPQGGSSMSHKQASGRVVTSSQQKAAKTITARITAQNVPDKSARSNLRVMGVAPSMCSIVVERHQPTTQFIGGQSPAARYPRSSQPGPRTPKTSSKAHPGTCNVHSIKVVD; from the exons ATGTCTTCAGATGAAGAGCCAAGTGTTCCAATTTTGCCTAAAGACTCGACATATAGGAGCAACTCTGTCTCTTCGCAGTTTCAA GATGAATATGAGGAGCTTCTCCAAAATACTTTGGTCTCACCAAGATTTGAGCCTGTCTCCAACACTCGCGTCCATGGAAGGAGCGCCTCACATCTGTCCATAGAAGGTCGCAATTCACAGAGGAATTCGCAGCAAGTTGGAG AGCGACTCAGACATGATTCCAGAGGTATTGAGAGCCCAGACAGGATACAAGATGCATCGGAACGGTCGCAGTCAAACATCAAAGGCATTCTCGAGTTCACTGAAATCGAGCTGTTCATCTCAGAGGAGAACATTGGCAAAATTGAGATCATTCTAGACACATGGAGCACCAAACTAAAG TCCAATATCCTGAGGGAGCTAAGGAAGTGGAGGGTGGCCTTTATAGATCAACACAAGCGGGAGTTGCAGAAGGAGAGGGAGATACACAATGCCCAGAAAGAGGCCTTGAAGTTGGAGCTGGACAGCCTGAAGGATCTGCTAAACACCTATGAGATTTCCAACAAGAGAAAGGATGAG GTGATCAAGAGTCTGACTCTGGTGTTGGACAGACAAAACGACAAGCTTGATAAGATGAAGGTCTTCACCCACTGGAAAATTCAGTTTATAGAGGCCAAGGAAGCG GCTCACGCTGTCAGGTTGGCGCAGCAACACCACTGTATGTACCTGAAGAGGAAGATGTGGTTAGCATGGCGCGCAGTCGCTAAGAAAGAGTGGATGATAAGGGTAGAGCAGGCTTGTCGCGAAAGAGCTGAGGACGTGTGCACCCGCCTGGCTGAGGAGTACGAAGCCAAGCTAAACATG TTGACTTTAGAGCACAACGAGGAGCGAGAGAAGATGCTGGCAGAGATTCAAAGACTGCAGGTTGACCGAGAACGCAGAGAAGTATCCATGAGGAAAGCCTTGATGAGGGGTGTGTGTGCTCTCAACATGGAGACTCTCCAGCTGTTCAATGCCGGGGATGCAGAATCTGAGGAAAATAATGAGCACG ATCCCGATTCATCCCCTGATGATGATCCTGACCATGATCCTAGTCCTGATCCTGATCCTGGTCCATTGGCTCAGGCCCCGCAACGTCCTGGCCAAGGCCCGGCCCATTTTGACCGCTCAAAGTCTCCCGCCCAACACGACAAGGACCAG ATGGGTCCTAGTGCACCCACACCTGGCCCTGAATTACCCACCTCCACTTTGCATACTCCAGCACAACACTATGCAGCGCCGCACGCGCCAGCGGCTCAAAGCCAATTCCCACAAGGGGGCAGCACTGCCTTTCACAAG GCCAGTGTCCTCACAGCAGTTCAACAAAAAACGCCAAACGTGGCAACAGCTCGTGTAACTGCCAAACATGCTTCTAGTAAGAGTATACGCAACAACGTTGAAGCCATGGCTGTGGCCCCGCCCATGAGCTCCGTTGCAGTAGACCACCATCAATCAGTTTCACAA CAAACTATGGGTCAGGCTACCGCTGCCAAATATCCTCGCTCCTCCCAGCATGCTTCCCGCGCCACTGGTGGCAGGACACACGCCAGAACACACATCGGCACAT ATCCTGGTTCTGCCAGCCCGGTTGACCACTTTGACCACCCAGACTCACCCACCCATCCTGAGGAGGAAGACATA ATGGGCATGTGGCGCACCCGTGAATTTCTCCCTTCAGCTTCACACAGCTTATTCCCACAAGGGGGCAGCAGCATGTCCCACAAACAG GCCAGTGGGCGTGTGGTCACCTCCAGCCAACAGAAGGCAGCAAAAACCATAACCGCTCGCATTACAGCCCAAAATGTTCCCGATAAGAGCGCACGTAGTAACCTCAGAGTCATGGGTGTGGCGCCATCCATGTGTTCAATCGTGGTAGAACGCCACCAGCCTACTACACAG TTCATCGGTGGTCAATCGCCTGCAGCCAGATATCCTCGCTCTTCCCAACCAGGTCCTCGTACCCCCAAGACGTCCTCCAAAGCACACCCTGGCACTTGTAACGTACACTCCATCAAAGTAGTTgactaa